In the Theobroma cacao cultivar B97-61/B2 chromosome 1, Criollo_cocoa_genome_V2, whole genome shotgun sequence genome, one interval contains:
- the LOC108661458 gene encoding putative disease resistance RPP13-like protein 1 codes for MEALAAIGEGFFTSMFVALLGRFKSSDLIYFAKKEKLDVDLRKLEKTLLSINAVLTDAGEKPVTDRTVKLWLTELTDSAYDVEDVLDEFAYEALQHKLTAQPRTSVRTVRCWHNLASLSCFKWGAGTFSVKMRSKIKGIDARLQEIATQKSDLELRENVEGRAYKARDQRLPTTCLVNEVNVYGREKDKEAIVERLLVETTSDAEVPVIPIVGMGGIGKTTLAQLVYNDEKVAGFFDSKAWIYVSEDFDVIKVMKAILQSVNGGVPDTNDLNLLHIKLKEELSVKKILFVLDDFWHDNYVDWTSLILPLEVGKSGSKIIITTRNQNVAKMTGTLPAYQLKELAYDDCLSVLAHHSLGRENFDGHPHLNDIGKEIVKKCKGLPLAVKTLAGLLRNKVTYEEWEAVSRSKMWDLTEEKGGIFSDLRLSYHHLPSHLKPCFAYCSLFPKGHEFDRDELVLLWIAAGLVQQKGDKQPEDIGRDRIITNRCS; via the exons ATGGAAGCATTAGCTGCAATCGGAGAAGGTTTTTTCACTTCCATGTTTGTGGCGCTGCTTGGCAGGTTTAAATCTTCTGACTTGATATATTTTGCCAAGAAGGAGAAACTTGATGTTGACCTCAGAAAGTTGGAGAAGACGCTGCTGAGTATCAACGCAGTTCTCACTGATGCAGGAGAGAAGCCAGTGACAGATAGGACAGTTAAACTCTGGTTGACCGAGCTAACAGACTCGGCTTACGACGTTGAGGACGTGTTAGACGAGTTTGCCTACGAAGCTTTGCAACACAAGTTGACAGCACAACCTCGTACCAGCGTTAGAACGGTAAGATGCTGGCACAACCTTGCTAgtttaagttgttttaaatGGGGTGCTGGCACGTTTAGTGTCAAGATGAGGTCAAAGATAAAGGGTATCGATGCTAGACTGCAGGAGATTGCGACACAAAAGAGCGACCTCGAATTAAGAGAGAATGTTGAGGGAAGGGCCTACAAGGCAAGGGATCAAAGATTGCCCACAACGTGTTTAGTCAATGAAGTCAATGTTTACGGCAGAGAAAAGGATAAGGAAGCCATAGTTGAGCGGCTGCTGGTGGAGACAACAAGTGATGCTGAAGTGCCAGTGATTCCCATTGTTGGAATGGGAGGAATTGGCAAGACAACTCTTGCTCAGCTGGTTTACAATGACGAAAAAGTCGCAGGGTTTTTCGACTCAAAAGCATGGATCTATGTTTCAGAAGATTTCGATGTCATAAAGGTCATGAAAGCCATTTTACAGTCTGTTAATGGTGGAGTTCCTGATACCAACGACCTGAACTTGCTTCATATCAAGCTGAAAGAGGAGCTATCtgtgaagaaaattttatttgtccTGGATGATTTTTGGCATGATAACTACGTTGATTGGACTAGCCTTATCCTCCCTTTGGAAGTTGGCAAGTCGGGaagcaaaatcatcatcacGACTCGCAATCAAAACGTTGCTAAAATGACAGGTACCCTGCCTGCTTATCAGTTAAAAGAGTTGGCATATGATGATTGTTTGTCTGTTTTAGCCCACCATTCTCTGGGAAGAGAAAACTTTGACGGGCATCCACATCTGAACGATATTGGCAAAGAAATAGTGAAGAAATGCAAGGGATTGCCTTTGGCAGTAAAAACCTTGGCAGGCCTCCTGCGCAACAAGGTGACCTACGAAGAGTGGGAAGCTGTATCCAGGAGCAAGATGTGGGATTTAACAGAAGAGAAAGGAGGCATTTTTTCTGATTTAAGATTGAGTTACCATCACCTCCCTTCTCATTTGAAGCCATGTTTTGCTTATTGCTCTCTGTTTCCAAAGGGCCACGAATTCGATAGAGATGAATTGGTTCTTTTATGGATAGCAGCAGGTTTGGTGCAACAGAAAGGGGATAAGCAACCGGAAGACATAGGCCGCGA TCGAATAATAACAAATCGCTGTTCGTAA